The Cynocephalus volans isolate mCynVol1 chromosome 2, mCynVol1.pri, whole genome shotgun sequence genome window below encodes:
- the BASP1 gene encoding brain acid soluble protein 1, whose translation MGGKLSKKKKGYSVNDEKAKDKDKKAEGAGTEEEGTPKESEPQAAAEPAEPKEDKAEKDAQDAEPKADDKGKKDAAAAQEGAPKAEPEKTEGAAEAKVKAEPAQAPEQEAAAGDTPKATEEAAAAAPAESTTPAPGGDQSQEEGDPKKTEAPAAPAAPETKSDGAPASDSKPSSTEAAPSCKEPPAATEAPSCTPKAQAPAAPAEELKAPEAPAASSDQTVAVKE comes from the coding sequence ATGGGAGGCAAGCTCAGCAAGAAGAAGAAGGGCTACAGTGTGAACGACGAGAAAGCCAAGGACAAGGACAAGAAGGCTGAAGGCGCGGGGACCGAAGAGGAGGGGACCCCGAAGGAGAGCGAGCCCCAGGCGGCTGCGGAGCCCGCAGAGCCCAAGGAGGACAAGGCCGAGAAGGACGCCCAGGACGCCGAGCCCAAGGCCGACGACAAGGGCAAGAAGGACGCGGCTGCGGCCCAGGAGGGGGCGCCCAAGGCCGAGCCCGAGAAGACGGAGGGGGCCGCCGAGGCCAAAGTCAAGGCCGAGCCCGCCCAGGCCCCGGAGCAGGAGGCGGCGGCCGGCGACACCCCCAAAGCTACCGAGGAGGCCGCAGCCGCCGCCCCGGCCGAGAGCACGACCCCCGCTCCGGGGGGCGACCAGAGCCAGGAGGAAGGGGACCCCAAAAAGACTGAGGCTCCCGCAGCTCCTGCCGCCCCGGAGACGAAAAGCGACGGGGCCCCAGCTTCAGACTCAAAACCAAGCAGCACTGAGGCTGCCCCCTCTTGCAAGGAGCCCCCCGCAGCCACGGAAGCGCCCAGTTGTACCCCCAAGGCCCAGGCCCCCGCAGCCCCTGCAGAAGAGCTCAAGGCCCCCGAGGCCCCCGCGGCGAGTTCCGATCAAACCGTGGCCGTGAAAGAGTGA